In one window of Campylobacter coli DNA:
- a CDS encoding HAMP domain-containing sensor histidine kinase → MNENILKSLDSSEKETLQKGLQSLIEQTYIVENEYKILNENYNSLRAMVDEIIEVLPSALWILDKEKNIILQNQEALKKPKLLDIISLEKNRDELEFENRFYAVKIIAHNEKTIVSATDISDEKRNERLASMGSVAAHLAHEIRNPIGSISLLASTLFSRSELKNKHIVLEIQKAIARVERIVNSTLLFTKGVHINASEFNLLELTEECESAINSYNYSSQIDFEINFLDMKIYGDKALLSLVLQNLIYNAIDAIEESECENPKIKIQASCDEQNLYIRVYDNGCEIKDENLVFEAFKTTKLKGNGLGLSLSKEIINAHKGELKFEIWPKNFYFVLPLHYNS, encoded by the coding sequence ATGAATGAAAATATTTTAAAAAGTCTAGACTCAAGTGAAAAAGAAACCTTACAAAAAGGCTTACAAAGCCTTATAGAGCAAACTTATATTGTAGAAAACGAATATAAAATTTTAAACGAAAATTATAATTCTTTGCGTGCTATGGTAGATGAGATTATCGAGGTTTTGCCTAGTGCGCTTTGGATTTTAGATAAAGAAAAAAATATTATTTTGCAAAATCAAGAAGCTTTGAAAAAACCTAAATTGCTTGATATTATCAGTCTTGAAAAAAATCGTGATGAACTTGAATTTGAGAATAGATTTTATGCGGTTAAAATTATTGCTCATAATGAAAAAACCATAGTTTCAGCTACGGATATTAGCGATGAAAAACGCAATGAAAGACTTGCTAGTATGGGAAGTGTTGCGGCGCATTTAGCGCATGAGATAAGAAATCCCATAGGCTCTATATCCTTACTTGCCTCCACGCTTTTTTCTCGTAGTGAGCTTAAAAACAAACATATTGTGCTTGAAATTCAAAAGGCTATTGCTAGGGTAGAGCGTATTGTAAATTCTACTTTGCTTTTTACCAAGGGTGTGCATATCAATGCAAGCGAGTTTAATCTTTTAGAATTAACAGAAGAGTGTGAAAGTGCTATAAATTCTTATAATTACTCATCTCAAATTGATTTTGAAATTAATTTTTTAGATATGAAAATTTATGGAGATAAAGCACTTTTATCTTTGGTTTTGCAAAATTTGATTTATAATGCCATAGATGCGATCGAAGAAAGTGAGTGCGAAAATCCTAAAATCAAAATTCAAGCAAGCTGTGATGAACAAAATTTATACATTAGGGTTTATGATAATGGTTGTGAAATCAAAGATGAAAATTTAGTTTTTGAAGCTTTTAAGACTACTAAACTTAAGGGAAATGGATTGGGCCTATCGCTTTCTAAAGAAATCATTAATGCTCATAAAGGAGAATTAAAATTTGAAATTTGGCCTAAAAATTTTTATTTTGTTTTGCCTTTACATTATAATAGTTAA
- a CDS encoding aminotransferase class V-fold PLP-dependent enzyme has protein sequence MCLQISDLKKEIILKKGTLHFDFTASALALKCVEKEIAKILPSYANTHSDSSLNSFKTQQIYEQARKDIKTSLNLSDEFALIACGSGSSSAIKKFQELLGIYIPPLVKERYFEKVDKSTLPLVIVGPYEHHSNELSFREGLCECIRIPLDKKGNIDFEILEKVLKENQHRKIIASFSLASNVTGILSDYKRISKLVRKFKGIVAFDASSFIPYKNIACKYYDALFISSHKLIGGIGGSGLLAIKKELCGNKPSFAAGGTVGYVSRTSQCYLCNEEALEEGGTPGILQLIRASLAFKIKDEIGIEEIEKKEEILKEYFFEKLKAIPHLILYANNIKTRLPIFAFNIKNISPFDLAYELSKKYHIETRAGCACAGPYGHDLLGLKDNEELKTKPGWLRISLHYTHEKEDIDYFFEALQKSIIKLKF, from the coding sequence TTGTGCTTGCAAATTTCAGATTTAAAAAAAGAAATAATTTTAAAAAAAGGCACCTTGCATTTTGACTTTACCGCTAGTGCTTTGGCATTAAAATGTGTAGAAAAAGAAATTGCAAAAATACTACCAAGTTATGCAAATACTCATTCTGACAGCTCCTTAAACTCTTTTAAAACTCAACAAATTTACGAACAAGCACGCAAAGATATCAAAACAAGTCTTAATCTAAGTGATGAATTTGCACTTATTGCTTGTGGATCAGGCTCTAGCAGTGCTATTAAAAAATTTCAAGAATTACTTGGAATTTATATCCCGCCACTTGTTAAAGAAAGATATTTTGAAAAGGTAGATAAAAGCACCCTACCCTTAGTTATCGTAGGGCCTTATGAACATCATTCTAACGAACTTTCCTTCCGTGAAGGTTTGTGCGAATGTATAAGAATTCCCCTAGATAAAAAAGGAAACATAGACTTTGAAATTTTAGAAAAAGTTTTAAAAGAAAATCAACACAGAAAAATTATCGCTAGTTTTTCCCTAGCTTCAAATGTTACAGGTATATTAAGTGATTATAAACGCATTTCTAAATTAGTGCGTAAATTTAAAGGCATAGTGGCTTTTGATGCATCAAGCTTTATCCCTTATAAAAACATAGCTTGCAAGTATTATGATGCTTTATTTATAAGCTCTCATAAACTAATCGGGGGTATAGGAGGCTCTGGTCTTTTAGCAATCAAAAAAGAACTTTGCGGAAACAAACCAAGCTTTGCCGCAGGAGGAACTGTGGGTTATGTTTCGCGCACCTCTCAATGTTATCTTTGCAATGAAGAGGCTTTAGAAGAAGGAGGGACTCCTGGAATTTTACAACTAATTCGTGCGAGCTTGGCTTTTAAAATAAAAGATGAAATAGGCATAGAAGAAATAGAAAAAAAAGAAGAAATTTTAAAAGAATACTTCTTTGAAAAACTAAAAGCTATACCTCATTTAATCCTATATGCTAATAATATAAAAACTCGCTTACCTATCTTTGCTTTTAATATCAAAAACATTTCTCCTTTTGACTTAGCCTATGAGCTGAGTAAAAAATACCACATAGAAACACGCGCGGGCTGTGCTTGCGCTGGTCCTTATGGGCATGATTTACTAGGCTTAAAAGATAATGAAGAATTAAAAACTAAACCAGGTTGGCTAAGAATTAGTTTACATTATACTCACGAAAAAGAAGATATTGACTATTTCTTTGAAGCACTGCAAAAAAGTATAATAAAATTGAAATTTTAA
- the lolA gene encoding LolA-like outer membrane lipoprotein chaperone: MKKIFCLFFFCLSHILAIDLNFNTYSSNFTQSVKSKDSTLSYSGHFILSQEQAYWSYDTPSKKEIYINKNQIVLVEHDLEQVVFSRLDNIPNLNEIFKKAKHLNDNQLIAKYENINYTITLKDNEIQSIAYKDEFENDILITLNHQIKNPAVNPEVFKAKFPNHYDMIR, from the coding sequence ATGAAAAAAATATTTTGTTTATTTTTCTTTTGTTTAAGTCATATTTTAGCTATTGATCTTAATTTTAATACCTATTCTAGTAATTTCACGCAGTCAGTAAAATCAAAAGATTCAACCCTTTCATACTCAGGGCATTTTATTTTAAGTCAAGAACAAGCTTATTGGAGCTATGACACTCCAAGCAAAAAAGAAATATATATTAATAAAAATCAAATTGTTTTAGTAGAACATGATTTAGAACAAGTTGTCTTTTCGCGTCTTGATAATATCCCTAATCTTAATGAAATTTTTAAAAAAGCAAAACATTTAAACGACAATCAACTGATCGCAAAATATGAAAATATAAATTATACTATCACACTCAAAGATAATGAAATTCAAAGCATTGCTTATAAGGACGAATTTGAAAACGATATTTTAATCACTCTAAATCATCAAATCAAAAACCCTGCTGTCAATCCTGAAGTTTTTAAAGCCAAATTTCCTAATCATTACGATATGATTCGATAA
- the secA gene encoding preprotein translocase subunit SecA, which produces MFLNTLKAVFGTKNDREVKKYLKRVAQINALESKYQNLSDDELKAEFGKFKEQILSGEKKENDILNDVFAIVREVGKRTLNMRHFDVQLIGGMVLHEGKIAEMKTGEGKTLVATLPVVLNAMNGKGVHVVTVNDYLAKRDAEQMSAIYNFLGFSVGVILSSQNSDLEHKKAYDCDITYGTNNEFGFDYLRDNMKFSKAEKVQREHHFVIVDEVDSILIDEARTPLIISGPTNRTLDGYIKANEVAKQMQRGEAVLPPAKPEGDFIVDEKNRNILITEAGIAKAEKLFGVENLYSLDNAILAHQLDQALKAHNLFEKDVHYVLRNNEVIIVDEFTGRLSEGRRFSEGLHQALEAKENVKIQEESQTLADITFQNYFRMYEKLAGMTGTAQTEATEFSQIYSLDVVSIPTNIPIKRQDKDDLIYKTQNEKFKAVIEEIKKANAKGQPVLVGTASIERSEVFHNMLVKEKIPHHVLNAKNHEQEALIIQDAGKKGAVTIATNMAGRGVDIKIDDEIRALGGLYIIGTERHESRRIDNQLRGRAGRQGDPGISRFYLSLEDNLLRIFGGDRIKNIMDRLGIQEGEHIESRIVTRAVENAQKKVESLHFESRKHLLEYDDVANEQRKTIYRYRNELLDEEYDIKTKISQNIAEYSAYIMNDFMIEESGADLNFENLKAKILDECSVELKQSDFENLSLIEMQEKLSEVLEKSYDEKMSKLDSKQLHHIERILYLQVLDNAWREHLYQMDILKTGIGLRGYNQKDPLVEYKKESYNLFLELVNRIKFDSIKLLFSVKFSQEEAQNLEEKANQENEALFEKSVEMGASEDNLGEAEFKKVPRNAPCPCGSGKKFKECHGKSGPKQGILA; this is translated from the coding sequence ATGTTTTTAAATACCTTAAAAGCCGTATTTGGGACAAAAAATGATCGTGAGGTAAAAAAGTATCTTAAACGAGTAGCACAAATAAATGCTCTTGAGAGTAAATATCAAAATTTAAGTGATGATGAATTAAAGGCTGAATTTGGAAAATTTAAAGAGCAAATTCTAAGCGGAGAAAAAAAAGAAAATGATATTTTAAATGATGTTTTTGCCATAGTTAGAGAAGTAGGAAAAAGAACTTTAAATATGCGCCATTTTGATGTGCAGTTAATCGGCGGTATGGTTTTGCATGAGGGAAAGATCGCAGAAATGAAAACAGGGGAGGGTAAAACTCTTGTGGCAACCTTGCCTGTTGTGCTAAATGCTATGAATGGAAAAGGTGTGCATGTAGTTACAGTCAATGATTATTTGGCTAAAAGAGATGCCGAACAAATGAGCGCAATTTATAATTTCCTAGGCTTTAGCGTAGGCGTGATTCTTTCATCTCAAAATAGTGATTTAGAGCATAAAAAAGCCTATGATTGTGATATTACTTATGGGACAAATAATGAATTTGGCTTTGATTATTTGCGCGATAATATGAAATTTTCAAAGGCTGAAAAGGTGCAAAGAGAACATCATTTTGTTATCGTGGATGAAGTAGATAGCATTTTAATTGATGAAGCAAGAACTCCACTTATCATCAGTGGCCCTACAAATCGTACTTTAGATGGTTATATCAAAGCAAATGAAGTAGCTAAGCAAATGCAAAGAGGTGAGGCAGTTTTACCTCCTGCTAAGCCTGAAGGTGATTTTATAGTGGATGAAAAAAATCGCAATATCTTAATCACAGAAGCAGGAATTGCTAAGGCTGAAAAATTATTTGGTGTAGAAAATTTATACAGCCTTGATAATGCCATCTTAGCTCATCAGCTTGATCAAGCTTTAAAAGCACACAATCTTTTTGAAAAAGATGTGCATTATGTTTTAAGAAATAACGAAGTAATCATCGTCGATGAATTTACAGGTCGTTTAAGCGAGGGGCGTCGATTTAGCGAAGGACTTCATCAAGCTTTAGAGGCTAAGGAAAATGTAAAAATTCAAGAAGAAAGTCAGACTTTAGCTGATATTACATTTCAAAATTATTTTAGAATGTATGAAAAATTAGCTGGTATGACAGGAACAGCACAAACTGAAGCGACTGAATTTTCTCAAATTTACAGCTTGGATGTTGTTTCTATACCTACAAATATTCCTATTAAAAGACAGGATAAAGACGATTTGATTTATAAAACTCAAAATGAAAAATTTAAAGCTGTAATCGAAGAAATCAAAAAAGCAAATGCTAAAGGTCAGCCTGTACTTGTAGGAACTGCGAGCATTGAAAGAAGTGAAGTTTTTCACAATATGCTTGTAAAAGAAAAAATTCCTCATCATGTTTTAAATGCTAAAAATCACGAGCAAGAAGCTTTAATTATCCAAGATGCGGGTAAAAAAGGTGCAGTGACTATCGCTACAAATATGGCAGGTCGTGGCGTGGATATAAAAATCGATGATGAGATAAGGGCTTTAGGCGGACTTTATATCATCGGTACAGAAAGACATGAAAGCCGTAGGATTGATAATCAACTTCGCGGTCGTGCCGGAAGACAGGGTGATCCAGGTATTAGCCGTTTTTATTTGAGTTTGGAAGACAATCTTTTAAGAATTTTTGGCGGAGATCGTATCAAAAATATTATGGATCGCTTAGGGATACAAGAGGGTGAACATATAGAATCAAGGATTGTAACAAGAGCAGTTGAAAATGCGCAAAAAAAGGTTGAAAGCTTGCATTTTGAAAGTAGAAAACATTTGCTCGAATACGATGATGTGGCCAATGAACAAAGAAAGACTATCTATCGTTACCGTAATGAACTTTTAGATGAAGAATATGATATTAAAACTAAAATTTCACAAAATATTGCAGAATATAGCGCTTATATTATGAATGATTTTATGATTGAAGAAAGTGGAGCGGATTTAAATTTTGAAAATTTAAAAGCTAAAATTTTAGATGAATGTTCTGTTGAACTCAAGCAAAGTGATTTTGAAAATCTTAGCTTGATTGAAATGCAAGAAAAATTAAGTGAAGTTTTAGAAAAATCATACGATGAAAAAATGTCAAAATTAGATTCTAAGCAACTTCATCATATAGAACGTATTTTGTATTTACAAGTTTTGGATAATGCTTGGCGTGAGCATTTGTATCAAATGGATATTTTAAAAACAGGTATAGGACTTCGCGGATACAATCAAAAAGATCCTTTAGTGGAATACAAAAAAGAAAGTTATAATCTTTTTTTAGAGCTTGTTAATCGTATCAAATTTGATAGCATTAAGTTGCTTTTTAGCGTGAAATTTAGCCAAGAAGAAGCGCAGAATTTAGAAGAAAAAGCAAATCAAGAAAATGAAGCTTTATTTGAAAAATCGGTGGAAATGGGTGCTAGTGAGGATAATTTAGGCGAGGCTGAATTTAAAAAAGTTCCACGCAATGCTCCTTGCCCTTGCGGAAGCGGTAAAAAATTTAAAGAATGCCATGGAAAAAGCGGGCCTAAACAAGGAATTTTAGCTTGA
- a CDS encoding ABC transporter permease, with protein MKKSVLKYLLFKYLRFDKEQPFINLSMLLAFLGVCVGLCVLLVAMAIMNGFDKEFEKRFFVMNYPITIVPKFYSPMDEDLVKELKREFPHLLFSPYISTQVVAKADNRFEGGVLFGVNFNDEIKINEVVAKALKDENLSGFDILVGSVLADELNLHKNDKLSLIFSNLSPSGFSLVPQAKRFDVKARFTSGLIFYDKAYMYTDVNALRKVLGISNQQSYDGVHVYSENAFKDVEKLKSYLKSDYAVVGWWEQNQNFFSALKLEKRALFIVLMLIILVASLNIVSSLLMIVMNRRAEIALLLALGASKLEIKKSFFALGMLIGGGGMIIGIILAFFALWLLGNFDIITLPADVYGTSKLPLDLSVMDFSLTLVGALIIIALSSYYPAKKATQINVLDTLRNE; from the coding sequence TTGAAAAAAAGCGTTTTAAAATATCTACTTTTTAAATACTTAAGATTTGATAAAGAGCAACCCTTTATCAATCTCTCTATGCTTTTGGCTTTTTTAGGGGTTTGTGTAGGACTTTGTGTTTTGCTTGTGGCAATGGCTATCATGAATGGCTTTGATAAAGAATTTGAAAAGCGTTTTTTTGTGATGAATTATCCTATTACCATAGTGCCAAAATTTTATTCTCCTATGGATGAAGATTTGGTAAAAGAGCTTAAAAGAGAATTTCCCCATTTGCTTTTTAGTCCGTATATTAGCACTCAAGTTGTAGCAAAAGCAGATAATCGCTTTGAAGGAGGCGTCCTTTTTGGTGTGAATTTCAATGATGAAATTAAAATCAATGAAGTGGTGGCTAAAGCTTTAAAAGATGAGAATTTAAGTGGTTTTGATATACTTGTGGGTTCGGTGCTTGCAGATGAACTTAACTTACATAAAAACGACAAACTTTCACTTATCTTTTCAAATCTTAGTCCCAGTGGATTTTCTTTAGTTCCGCAAGCTAAACGCTTTGATGTGAAAGCGCGTTTTACTTCAGGGCTTATATTTTATGATAAAGCTTATATGTATACGGATGTAAATGCGCTTCGAAAAGTACTTGGTATCAGCAATCAGCAAAGTTATGATGGTGTGCATGTTTATAGTGAAAATGCATTTAAAGATGTAGAAAAACTTAAATCCTACCTAAAAAGTGATTATGCCGTTGTAGGCTGGTGGGAGCAAAATCAAAACTTCTTTTCTGCTCTTAAGCTTGAAAAAAGAGCACTTTTTATAGTTTTAATGCTTATTATTTTGGTGGCAAGTTTAAATATAGTGAGTTCTTTACTGATGATAGTGATGAATCGTCGTGCTGAAATCGCACTTTTGCTTGCCTTAGGTGCAAGTAAATTGGAAATAAAGAAAAGCTTTTTTGCCTTAGGCATGCTAATAGGTGGTGGCGGTATGATCATAGGAATCATACTTGCATTTTTTGCTTTGTGGCTTTTAGGAAATTTTGATATTATTACCTTGCCTGCAGATGTTTATGGTACGAGTAAATTACCGCTTGATTTATCTGTGATGGATTTTTCTTTAACCTTGGTGGGTGCTTTGATAATCATTGCTTTATCTTCTTATTATCCTGCTAAAAAAGCAACACAAATCAATGTTTTAGATACTTTAAGAAATGAATAA
- a CDS encoding DUF234 domain-containing protein has translation MLLKRKNINFNHFAKICNTSALAKIFDFYSVFEGFESLDSLNFEEDVFHNIEYLLLKNYLDIKDCFKLDETASYALSLLAKNNRKRFSINRKIQHFKALSTLKYLLRAGIIKLEHSKEAKRVRDKRQKLKKELRSYVIQDKIIFANQFTRFFFYFLKPNEKLILQNRYKEVLTLIKEKFELYQSFCFEQLSRELLEKKFQVSGVQSYWDKNLELDLYYKDDKISFIGEVKFKNKKICRNILNLLELKAKSLKLEPNNYIIISKNGFSKEFYKICKQDLLLLDLNDFKILLEENK, from the coding sequence ATACTTTTAAAAAGGAAAAATATAAATTTTAATCATTTTGCAAAAATTTGCAACACTTCAGCTTTGGCTAAAATTTTTGATTTTTATAGTGTTTTTGAGGGTTTTGAGAGCTTGGATAGTTTAAATTTTGAAGAAGATGTATTTCACAATATAGAATATCTTTTGCTCAAAAACTATTTAGATATCAAGGATTGTTTTAAGCTCGATGAGACCGCTTCTTACGCTCTTAGCTTGCTAGCTAAAAACAATCGTAAGCGTTTTTCTATCAATAGAAAAATTCAGCATTTTAAGGCTTTATCAACTTTAAAATATCTTTTAAGAGCGGGGATTATAAAACTTGAGCATAGCAAAGAGGCGAAAAGGGTAAGAGATAAACGACAAAAACTTAAAAAAGAATTAAGATCTTATGTGATACAAGATAAAATTATCTTTGCCAATCAATTTACTCGTTTCTTTTTTTATTTTCTAAAACCCAATGAAAAGTTGATTTTGCAAAATCGCTATAAAGAAGTTTTAACTTTGATTAAAGAGAAATTTGAACTTTATCAAAGTTTTTGTTTTGAGCAACTTTCCAGAGAATTGCTTGAAAAAAAATTTCAAGTGAGTGGGGTGCAAAGTTATTGGGATAAAAATTTAGAACTTGATCTTTATTATAAAGATGACAAGATAAGTTTTATCGGCGAAGTTAAATTTAAAAATAAAAAAATTTGTAGAAATATTTTAAATCTTTTAGAATTAAAAGCAAAATCTTTAAAACTAGAGCCAAATAATTATATTATTATTTCAAAAAATGGTTTTAGTAAAGAATTTTATAAAATTTGTAAACAAGATTTGCTTTTATTGGATTTAAATGATTTTAAAATTTTATTAGAGGAAAATAAATGA
- a CDS encoding inner membrane CreD family protein: protein MNKKMEQKFDENKFMQEYARNQRLKSLTLKGVLIFIISIALLIPLLMLKTLVEDRKYSAQNVVSLMGKAWGSDEFYTPSLNEKILPNKLELWVDLKYQERTKGIYKIPLYTAFVDFNASFNIENLSNFDENSIQFFKGKLRNLQFNVLEDILWVSGTLQLKGYGSFDANLQAKENIIHINSNATNPSFEYALPNDYSVDKKGFSAFYEFENSILDDKVEKKRLSVEFYQGVDDYRLIDRMIKYGYLFIILTFLVLFLCELASKKNVILLQYAILGASLIVFYLMLLSFSERVGFNFAYLFSSLAIIIPLSLYTLSIMGQKRFAIVMATILFILYLCLFIMLKQDEYALLIGTFIAMFGIYAAMYFTRNLNKDYHQG from the coding sequence ATGAATAAAAAAATGGAACAAAAATTTGACGAAAATAAATTCATGCAAGAATATGCTAGAAATCAAAGACTAAAATCTCTTACTTTAAAAGGTGTTTTGATTTTTATTATAAGCATAGCTTTGCTTATTCCTTTATTGATGTTAAAAACTTTAGTGGAAGATAGAAAATATAGTGCGCAAAATGTTGTTTCATTGATGGGAAAAGCTTGGGGTAGTGATGAGTTTTATACGCCAAGTTTAAATGAGAAAATTTTGCCTAATAAATTAGAACTTTGGGTGGATTTAAAATATCAAGAACGTACTAAGGGTATTTATAAAATTCCACTTTATACTGCTTTTGTAGATTTTAATGCAAGCTTTAATATAGAAAATTTAAGCAATTTTGATGAAAATTCTATCCAATTTTTTAAAGGAAAATTAAGGAATTTGCAATTTAATGTCTTAGAAGATATATTATGGGTAAGTGGAACTTTGCAATTAAAAGGTTATGGTTCTTTTGATGCTAATCTACAAGCTAAAGAAAATATCATACATATAAACTCAAATGCCACAAATCCTTCTTTTGAATATGCTTTACCTAATGATTATTCTGTTGATAAAAAAGGTTTTAGTGCTTTTTATGAATTTGAAAATAGTATTTTAGATGATAAAGTCGAGAAAAAAAGATTAAGCGTTGAATTTTATCAAGGGGTGGATGATTATCGCTTGATTGATCGTATGATAAAATATGGATATTTATTTATTATTTTAACCTTCTTGGTATTGTTTTTATGTGAGCTTGCCTCAAAGAAAAATGTTATTTTGCTTCAATATGCGATTTTAGGAGCAAGCTTGATAGTATTTTATCTTATGCTTTTAAGTTTTAGCGAGCGCGTAGGATTTAATTTTGCTTATCTTTTTTCAAGCTTGGCTATAATTATACCTTTATCACTTTACACTTTAAGTATCATGGGGCAAAAGCGTTTTGCTATAGTAATGGCTACGATTTTATTTATTTTATATTTATGCTTGTTTATTATGTTAAAGCAAGATGAATATGCATTATTGATAGGAACCTTTATAGCTATGTTTGGAATTTATGCAGCTATGTATTTTACTAGAAATTTAAATAAAGATTATCATCAAGGATGA
- a CDS encoding flagellar basal body-associated FliL family protein, with the protein MKKIFLLTFLSLSLNAQSLELDKIRTDLYSKSGANVLKKVEISLEFEGEKLKENENKLTDAVNTVISGFFYEDIFTELGKNNFKKTLEKFIDKKYKIKINEIYILSLSGVEKFDLEEFKRFLASTEAKEKNVGSEVKKALDNLEIPQTPAVPNISDIETPQIDQLFQDDNTQNQYDNGEIDINTLNIPKITDIEEKIKRDLIANPPQIFKENNNSKEKGFELNLDTNSTMP; encoded by the coding sequence ATGAAAAAAATATTTTTACTTACTTTTTTATCTTTAAGCCTTAATGCACAAAGTCTAGAACTTGATAAAATAAGAACAGATTTATACTCAAAAAGCGGGGCAAATGTGCTTAAAAAAGTTGAAATTTCTTTAGAATTTGAAGGCGAGAAATTAAAAGAAAACGAAAACAAGCTTACAGATGCGGTAAATACCGTGATTTCTGGATTTTTTTATGAAGATATTTTTACAGAACTTGGAAAAAATAATTTTAAAAAAACTTTAGAAAAATTTATAGATAAAAAATACAAAATTAAAATCAACGAGATTTATATCTTATCTCTAAGCGGAGTAGAAAAATTTGATTTAGAAGAATTTAAGCGTTTCTTGGCAAGTACTGAAGCTAAGGAAAAAAATGTAGGCAGTGAAGTTAAAAAAGCTCTTGATAATTTAGAAATTCCTCAAACTCCTGCGGTTCCAAATATTTCCGATATAGAAACTCCACAAATAGATCAACTTTTTCAAGATGATAATACACAAAATCAATATGATAATGGAGAAATTGATATCAATACCCTTAACATCCCTAAAATTACAGATATAGAAGAGAAGATAAAGCGAGATTTGATCGCAAATCCACCGCAAATTTTTAAAGAAAATAATAACTCTAAAGAAAAAGGCTTTGAGTTGAATTTGGATACAAATTCAACTATGCCTTAA
- a CDS encoding amino acid ABC transporter permease: protein MSLFIQKCKNFKIQKPLSKKVIFFNALILIFILSLFFYFSFSVSAYHFDFTSLLEYKNKIIYGFFQTLSVSFFALMCSIILGVVICFFSLSKIIILRFFATLYVELIRGTPLLVQVLLVFYIIANSLGFDDRYVVGIFILSMFSAAYLSEIFRAGVLSVPIIQIESARALGLSERQIFLYIIFPQAIKNILAPISGQLANLIKDSSLLSVIALNELTQSIQEVNSYIFATLEGYIVLAFAYLILTLPIGIFSRYLERKYQK from the coding sequence TTGTCTTTATTTATACAAAAATGTAAAAATTTCAAAATCCAAAAACCACTTTCTAAAAAAGTGATATTTTTTAATGCTTTAATTTTGATTTTTATCTTAAGCTTATTTTTTTATTTTAGCTTTAGTGTGAGCGCTTATCATTTTGATTTTACTTCTTTATTAGAATATAAAAATAAAATTATCTATGGTTTTTTTCAAACCTTATCTGTTAGTTTTTTTGCTTTAATGTGTAGCATAATTTTAGGGGTTGTAATTTGCTTTTTTTCTTTGAGTAAGATTATTATTTTGAGATTTTTTGCTACTTTATATGTAGAGCTTATCCGTGGAACTCCTTTACTTGTGCAAGTACTTTTGGTTTTTTATATCATTGCAAATAGTTTAGGATTTGACGATCGCTATGTTGTAGGGATATTTATCCTTTCAATGTTTTCAGCGGCTTATTTATCTGAAATTTTTAGAGCAGGCGTTTTAAGTGTGCCTATCATTCAAATAGAAAGTGCTAGAGCCTTAGGACTTAGTGAGAGGCAAATTTTTTTATATATCATTTTTCCTCAAGCTATTAAAAATATTTTAGCTCCTATTAGTGGGCAACTTGCCAATCTTATTAAAGATAGTTCTTTACTAAGCGTGATTGCGCTTAATGAGCTTACTCAAAGCATACAAGAGGTAAATTCGTATATCTTTGCAACCTTGGAAGGATATATCGTTTTGGCCTTTGCATATCTTATTTTAACCTTGCCCATAGGTATATTTTCGCGCTATTTGGAAAGAAAATATCAAAAATAG